TTTGCGTTCCAGCTTGCGCCCAACGTTTCAGCATAGGTAGATCACGCTCATCTTCTATCGCCACGTTGCCGGGTTCGCCAATCGCATTGCGATCCACCATGACATTACCTGACATTAAAATACCAGCACCGCCACGAGACCAGCGACGATATAAATTCACCAGCCCAACTGTTGGACTATTATTACGATCCGCCAATGTCTCACTCATCGCTGATTTAAAAAAGCGATTCTTCGCTGTGAAATTAGGTTGTTCTAACTTTGTTCCTAATAACTTTGTTCCTAATAACTTTGCCATGTTAAAATCCTCCTTTATCGCATAACTCATAATATTCATCTCATCAACTGAACTATAACACGATTAGACGTTCTATACCTATTGAGAGAGCCAACGTATACGTTTAAATTTTAAAAGGATTGAACTTACTTGTGATTTAAGGAAAATTAAAGCTATTATTAAAGTTAATTTTAGCATCTTATTGTGAATTAAAATGTTTAAAGTTACTAATAGAGTCTTTGTCCTCAATAATTATTTAGCCTTAAACTTGTATTCAATATATAATTTTATATTATATTACAAAATTATAGGAGTTACATAAATGAGAAAAATTTGGTTATTAAGTATGCTTTTAGTCGTTTTATTGGTGGGGTGCGGAAAAAACGAGGAATACAAATTTTTAAAAGGGTCATGGAAGAATACATCATTAAGAACTGGAGATAATAATTATCTAGTTTTTAAAGATAATGGAATTATGAAGCAATTCTCAGATAAGGACTTTAGTTATAAATATAAAAAAGAAAATAAATACACTATTGAGCGTTCTAATGGAAAAGATAAATTTATAGTTAAAGAAGAAGCACCGAATATGGTGATGGAATCGACATTTAAAAAGATAGATAAAAATACAATTAGAAGAGAATATGTTAAACTTTCTAGCGGCCATTTGAGCCACGAAGGAACTGACAGTGAAGTGTTTTACAGATTAAAAAAGAAACATTGGTGGAACTTTTTTGACTAATTTCTAAAGTTTATTAAATTAAAAAACTGGTTTGGAACAAATTAATGTCCCAAACCAGTTTTTCTTAATTCCCGTAACCTGAATCGATTTCATCGCCGTGTTCGTCATATTTTCTGACGTAACCATCGCTATCGATTTTATATGAACCGGCTAAATCGCCATCTTTATCAGTGTATGAGAAGCCCCATCCACCGCCTGTTTTTTCAGGTTCTTTGAATGTATATTCGTCTGTATCTAATAAATGACCTTCGAATGATTCAACTTTATCGATGACGTTATCGCGTGTCACTTCATCGTCGCTAGAGCTGCTGTCATCATCGTCGTCATCTTTAGAGCTTTCTTTTTCCTTAGCTTCAATGTGTTTGGAAATGGCGTTGTCATCGAATGACAGGTCTACGTTTTCGGTTGAATCTCCATCTCCTGAAATTTTCACAATTTCTTTGTCTGAAGTGAAGTTCTTGCCTTCGACGTCTGCTACGGCGTAGACTTCAACTTTCTCGTCTGGAGGATATGGGCCGTATTCTTCGCTGGAATCCATTTCGTGTTTCTCGTTATTGATGTATAACGTGGTATCGGAATCGTAAATGTTTGAATTGTCGATGTTCACGTGGAATTTAATTTGTTTGAAGTTCGGATTCGCTTGTTTCATATGTTGTGATGAGAAGACTTGGAGTTGGCCTTTATAGTCTTTGCCGTCCTCGGTTTTTGTTGCTTTCAACTCGTAATAACCAAGAGGGAAGTCGCCCACTTTACCGTTGTGTCCTAACGTATGTGTTTTGCCGTCGCGTGTGAATTTCAGCTTGTCAATATCGGACGTATTATCCACATAGATTTCGTAGCGTGGAAGATCGAATTTATAATCTTTGAAGAATAGCCATTTGCGACCTTCTTGTTTGATATCCATCACTTTCTCGCCGTTATACTCGACTAAGCCGCTGTCAAGGTGCTGGTCATGCATCCCTTTAGCTTTGTCTTTCACTTGATCTGCCATTTTGTCTTTCAATTTAGATTCGTTAATCAGTTCTAAGAAGGCGTGCGCTTCTTCTTTCGTTAAAGGTTTACCATCAGAAGTGACATTCTTCTTCAACTGATCTGCATTATTATTCTTAATTGCTGAAGCAACTGAATCAGCTTTCTTTGTGACGCTCATTTGAGTCTTGCCGATAAAGAATAGGATGAGTGCAATCACTGCTACTGCGATGATAAGTGCGATAATTACCCATGCTGCAGTCGACATCGGCTTCTTCGGTGGTCTTTGTTGAGACTGTGATGAACGACGTGGTGGTTGATTCTGGTCAACTGGCGTACCGCATTGCGTACAGACCTTCTGGCCACTTTTAATCTCATGCCCGCAATTCTTACAGTAGCGCATTAATATCCACCTCCGAATGATGGGAAGTCATCCATAATATTCTTGAAAGTTTCCATTAAGGAGTTGCGGACCATTTCGCCGTAAACCATCAAGACAATCAGTTGTAGTGCGATGTAAATCAGAATTCCGAAAAAGACTGGAATACGGATAGCGTGGAAGCTGGAATACTTTGTAATGATGTAAATGGCTGCTGAATAGAAACTGATAATTCCTAGTAACGTTAAAAAGGAACCGATGGAAATAATTTCTAATCTTAATAGTAAAATCCCGAGAATAAATAGGATAAACGAGAATGTATTAACAAAAACGAAGTCAGACAGTAACTTTACAAAGCTGATAGCGTCTTTAATTGTCAAACGTGCTGTCAGCGCTAAAATGCCGTAACCCAGTGCGATAAAGAGTACAAGACTAAAGAATAAGTTAGAAACAGCGTTCGCTTTAGAGATACCGAAGATTGATACTTCTTGTGGCACTAAAATAGTGATAACCAATAATGAAATAATTAAGAATACGGCAGCTAGAATACCGATAAATTTAAGACTGAATGGTTGGTCTTCAGCTACGACACTATCGTGTGATTTAAAGAGTTTGCTGAAGAAGCTAGAGCCTTCATGCTTAATTTCATTTGCCTGTTGATTGAATTTGTCTGTGTCAAACGCTGGTTGCTGGTTAGAATTAGTAGGTTGAGTGTGTGGTTCTTGTTGTGCGTGTTCATTCTTGGAGTGACGTTCAGGTTGTGTTTCAGATGGTGTTTCAGCATGTGTTGCTGCAGATGCGTGAGTGCGGGAAGTGTCAGGTTGGTCTTCAGTTTTTTGAGCAGTGTCTGTGACTGGTTTAGATTTTGTCAGGTCAGTACCGCATTCGCCACAGAAGCGGTCATCTGGTCCTACAGGTGTACCGCAATTTGGACAGTACATGTTAAGTTCCCCCTTGTTTACTTTTAAAAATTAATTTATTTTGCATACAATTTTGTATGTCAATCAATAACATAGTAGCACACTCATATTTGAATATCTATATTACAATAAAATTTATTTTTTAAATTTTAGTAGTAGATTTTTTGATTACTCATTCAGTTTTAAGTTGGTATCAAACATTTAATTGAATTTAATTTTGTAAAGAAGATTAAAAGAATCTATTTAATCTAGAATCTTCTTAAATTTTTACTTATAATGACTGTAATGCAACTATTTTCAGAAAGGGGATTTAGTCTTGAAATACTGTACGCATTGCGGAAAGCCATTAGAGCCGGACGAGAAATTCTGTTCCAAATGCGGGGCAAAAGTGCCAGAAGAAGATCGAGTACATTACACCTCGTCCAACAATAATAGAAGAAGAGAACCTAACAGATCACAACGACCAGCGCCACAGAAGCAGAAACCAGCCTGGTTGTTTGCACTGATAGGCTTCGTAATAGCTTTATTAATTGCAGGCATTGGTTACGCAGCATACAATGCCTATCAAAATAAAAACGCTGAACATCATCATAACGACCAACCCGCCTCCTCAGAACAAAATCAAAGCAACACCAACAAAGAAAGCGAATTACCTGAAACACAACCTGTGAGCGTAGACGTGAACTCAGACAGTTTCAGCGAAAATTATATGAACTCAGATAATAGCAACGGCTATGAAGGCTTTTATATCGGAGACAGTAAAGACAGCATCGAAAAGAGCCACGGCAAGCCAGAAGGCACGATGGATATCAACGGCAACGAAGCACATCTTTATGGCAATATGGCCGTAAGCTACGATAATAATGACCAAGTCGATCACGTCTATGTAGTCCCAAGCGACATGACTACAGATGCATTCACCGATTTCCATAACACACCAAATGAAAAACGCGGTGACACTTGGTATTACGATAAAAATAAAGATAACAGTTATACCATTAAAGTCTATACAGACGGCAGTGACGTGAAGGCGATAGAGAATATAGAGCAGATATAAGGGATAAGAAAAAGAGAACCTGTACATATAAATATGTTATGGGTTCTCTTTTGTGTCTTTAAATATTGAAGTTATACATAAATAAGATTCTAGGTAATTCTTCAAGATTCAATAGAGATTAAGAATCTAGTTTATTTTCTTAATAAGCTGACTTCCCAAATGAATTCATCAATTAGTAGATGTAGAGAGTACGTAAATCAAACAAATATGTAAACGTTTACAAATTTATATTGACAGGCTTTATTTCTAAATATAAGATTTAAAGTAATCGATTACATTTTACAAGATGAAAGGAAAATGATTATGGCCGAATTGAAACTAGAACATATCAAAAAAGTTTACGACAACCACAACACAGTAGTTAATGACTTTAATCTACACATCAAAGATAAAGAATTTATAGTTTTTGTTGGACCTTCAGGGTGTGGGAAATCTACAACCCTACGTATGATTGCTGGCTTAGAATCTATTACTGGAGGAGACTTCTACATTGATGATGCACGAATGAATGATGTTGAACCTAAAAATAGAGATATAGCGATGGTCTTTCAAAACTATGCACTTTATCCGCATATGACAGTATTTGAAAATATGGCTTTTGGATTGAAATTACGTAAGGTAAACAAACAAGAAATCAAAAAACGGGTTGATGATGCAGCAGAAATATTAGGTCTTACTGAATATTTAAATAGAAAACCTAAAGCTTTATCTGGTGGTCAACGTCAGCGTGTTGCTTTAGGAAGAGCTATTGTCAGAGATGCTAAAGTATTTTTAATGGATGAACCTTTATCTAACTTGGATGCAAAATTGCGTGTACAAATGCGTACAGAGATTTTGAAGCTTCATAAAAGATTAAATACTACAACAATTTACGTAACTCATGATCAGACAGAAGCTTTGACAATGGCTACACGTATTGTAGTACTTAAAGATGGAGATATTATGCAAGTAGGCTCACCAAGAGAAATTTATGACACACCAGACAATATATTTGTAGCACAGTTTATTGGTTCACCAGCAATGAATGTGTTAGATGCTGAGGTAACTTCGGATGGTATTAAAATCGGTGAGAAAATATTCAATTTAGATAACAAGAAATTCGAAAATTTAAAAAATTATGGTTATGAAAATAAAACAGTTGTGCTAGGTATTCGTGCAGAAGATATCCATGAAGAACCTATATTTATTCAGTCTTCACCAGGAACTGTATTTAAAGCGGAAGTAATCGTTTCAGAACTATTAGGGTCTGAAATAATGGTGCATAGTATGTTTGAAGGATTTGAAATTATTGCGAAGTTAGATTCTAGAACAAAGGTAGCAGCTAATGAAAAAATAGAGCTTGCTTTTGATTTAAATAAAAGTCACTTTTTCGATAAAGAAACTGGAAATCGTATTGTGTAAAGGAGGACACAACTATGAATAAAATTATTAAAGCTATAGCATTTTTAATAATAACGGTTGTCTTGCTAAGCGCATGTGGTCCAAATCGTACACAAAAAGATATTGATCAAGCACTTAAAAGTGATGAAAGTAAGACAAAACCTGATCAATTAACTATGTGGGTAGATGGTGACAAACAAATTGCTTTTTATAAAAAAATTACAGCTGCTTATACTAAAAAAACTGGGATTAAAGTTAAGTTGGTGAATGTGGGACAAAATGATCAGTTAGAAAACATCTCTTTGGACGCTCCTGCTGGGAAAGGTCCAGATTTATTTTTCTTAGCACACGATAATACTGGAAGTGCATACTTACAAGGTCTTGCAGCGGAATTAAAGTTTTCGGATAAAGAATTGCAAGGCTTCAATAAAGATGCGTTGCGCGCTTTGAATTACGATAATAAACAACTCGCATTACCATCTATAGTAGAAACAACTGCACTTTTCTATAATAAAAAATATCTAAAAGAAGCTCCGCAAACATTAAAAGAAGTAGAAGCAAATGCTGAAAAATATACAAATCATGAAAAAAAGCAATATGGGTTTTTATTTGATGCTAAAAACTTTTATTTCAACTATCCATTCTTATTTAATAACGATGATTATATTTTTAAAAAAAATGGCGATAAGTATGATGTAAATAAACTAGGATTGAATAGTAAAGACGTAGTTAAAAATGGTGAAAGGTTACAGCAATGGTATAAAAAAGGTTATTTACCAAAAGCTGCTACACATGATGTGATGATTGGATTATTCAAAGATGGAAAAGTTGGTCAATTTGTAACTGGACCTTGGAATTTGAATGAATACCAAGAAGTTTTAGGAAAAGATTTAGGTGTAACTACTTTACCTACAGATCATGGTGAAAAAATGAAACCATTTCTTGGTGTAAGAGGATGGTATTTATCTGAATATAGTAAATCTAAATATTGGGCTAAAGATTTAATGTTATATATCACAAGCAAAGATACATTACAGAAATATACTAATGAAATGAGCGAAATTACAGGTCGTACAGATGTGAAATCATCAAACCCGAATTTGAAAGTATTTGAAGAACAAGCCAAAAATGCTGAACCAATGCCAAACATTCCAGAGATGCAACAAGTTTGGGAACCAATGGGTAATGCAAGCATCTTTATTTCTAATGGTAAAAATCCTAAAGAATCATTAGACGAAGCAACAGAAGATATAAGACAAAATATAGAAATTCTACATCCAGAAGACAAGTAATAATGAAAGGAGCACTAACATGAAAAAACGTAACCCTAAACTTGCTGCATTACTTTCTGTTATTCCTGGCTTAGGACAGTTTTATAATAAACGTCCAATCAAAGGAGCAATATTCTTAGTATTTTTCATTAGTTTTATTTCAGTTTTTTATCAATTCTTTAACGTCGGGTTTTGGGGGCTGTTTACATTAGGGACAGTACCTAAACTTGATGACTCACGTGTATTATTAGCTCAGGGTATCATATCTATGCTGTTAATCGCTTTTGCAATATTGCTTTATATTGTAAATATCGTAGATGCATATAAAAATGCGATACGCTACAACCGAAATGAAGAAATAAAGGATCCTAAAGCAAGACGTATCGCAACTTGGGATAAAACTTTCCCATATCTACTCATCTCACCTGGAACATTCTTACTAGTATTTGTAGTTGTATTTCCTTTGATATTTATGGGGTTTGTAGCTTTTACAAACTATAATTTATACAATTCTCCACCTAGACATACAT
Above is a genomic segment from Staphylococcus piscifermentans containing:
- a CDS encoding DUF5004 domain-containing protein, which codes for MRKIWLLSMLLVVLLVGCGKNEEYKFLKGSWKNTSLRTGDNNYLVFKDNGIMKQFSDKDFSYKYKKENKYTIERSNGKDKFIVKEEAPNMVMESTFKKIDKNTIRREYVKLSSGHLSHEGTDSEVFYRLKKKHWWNFFD
- a CDS encoding TcaA second domain-containing protein codes for the protein MRYCKNCGHEIKSGQKVCTQCGTPVDQNQPPRRSSQSQQRPPKKPMSTAAWVIIALIIAVAVIALILFFIGKTQMSVTKKADSVASAIKNNNADQLKKNVTSDGKPLTKEEAHAFLELINESKLKDKMADQVKDKAKGMHDQHLDSGLVEYNGEKVMDIKQEGRKWLFFKDYKFDLPRYEIYVDNTSDIDKLKFTRDGKTHTLGHNGKVGDFPLGYYELKATKTEDGKDYKGQLQVFSSQHMKQANPNFKQIKFHVNIDNSNIYDSDTTLYINNEKHEMDSSEEYGPYPPDEKVEVYAVADVEGKNFTSDKEIVKISGDGDSTENVDLSFDDNAISKHIEAKEKESSKDDDDDDSSSSDDEVTRDNVIDKVESFEGHLLDTDEYTFKEPEKTGGGWGFSYTDKDGDLAGSYKIDSDGYVRKYDEHGDEIDSGYGN
- a CDS encoding zinc-ribbon domain-containing protein, which codes for MYCPNCGTPVGPDDRFCGECGTDLTKSKPVTDTAQKTEDQPDTSRTHASAATHAETPSETQPERHSKNEHAQQEPHTQPTNSNQQPAFDTDKFNQQANEIKHEGSSFFSKLFKSHDSVVAEDQPFSLKFIGILAAVFLIISLLVITILVPQEVSIFGISKANAVSNLFFSLVLFIALGYGILALTARLTIKDAISFVKLLSDFVFVNTFSFILFILGILLLRLEIISIGSFLTLLGIISFYSAAIYIITKYSSFHAIRIPVFFGILIYIALQLIVLMVYGEMVRNSLMETFKNIMDDFPSFGGGY
- a CDS encoding zinc-ribbon domain-containing protein, translated to MKYCTHCGKPLEPDEKFCSKCGAKVPEEDRVHYTSSNNNRRREPNRSQRPAPQKQKPAWLFALIGFVIALLIAGIGYAAYNAYQNKNAEHHHNDQPASSEQNQSNTNKESELPETQPVSVDVNSDSFSENYMNSDNSNGYEGFYIGDSKDSIEKSHGKPEGTMDINGNEAHLYGNMAVSYDNNDQVDHVYVVPSDMTTDAFTDFHNTPNEKRGDTWYYDKNKDNSYTIKVYTDGSDVKAIENIEQI
- a CDS encoding ABC transporter ATP-binding protein, coding for MAELKLEHIKKVYDNHNTVVNDFNLHIKDKEFIVFVGPSGCGKSTTLRMIAGLESITGGDFYIDDARMNDVEPKNRDIAMVFQNYALYPHMTVFENMAFGLKLRKVNKQEIKKRVDDAAEILGLTEYLNRKPKALSGGQRQRVALGRAIVRDAKVFLMDEPLSNLDAKLRVQMRTEILKLHKRLNTTTIYVTHDQTEALTMATRIVVLKDGDIMQVGSPREIYDTPDNIFVAQFIGSPAMNVLDAEVTSDGIKIGEKIFNLDNKKFENLKNYGYENKTVVLGIRAEDIHEEPIFIQSSPGTVFKAEVIVSELLGSEIMVHSMFEGFEIIAKLDSRTKVAANEKIELAFDLNKSHFFDKETGNRIV
- a CDS encoding extracellular solute-binding protein — its product is MNKIIKAIAFLIITVVLLSACGPNRTQKDIDQALKSDESKTKPDQLTMWVDGDKQIAFYKKITAAYTKKTGIKVKLVNVGQNDQLENISLDAPAGKGPDLFFLAHDNTGSAYLQGLAAELKFSDKELQGFNKDALRALNYDNKQLALPSIVETTALFYNKKYLKEAPQTLKEVEANAEKYTNHEKKQYGFLFDAKNFYFNYPFLFNNDDYIFKKNGDKYDVNKLGLNSKDVVKNGERLQQWYKKGYLPKAATHDVMIGLFKDGKVGQFVTGPWNLNEYQEVLGKDLGVTTLPTDHGEKMKPFLGVRGWYLSEYSKSKYWAKDLMLYITSKDTLQKYTNEMSEITGRTDVKSSNPNLKVFEEQAKNAEPMPNIPEMQQVWEPMGNASIFISNGKNPKESLDEATEDIRQNIEILHPEDK